The following coding sequences are from one Fusobacterium perfoetens window:
- a CDS encoding DUF1667 domain-containing protein, whose product MKKEMICIVCPMGCHLSVDTETLEVKGNTCPRGEKYGKEELTCPKRVITSTVKITGGIHKRVPVKTNDSIPKELNFKCMELLNHIELKSPVKRGDIVIKNVLGTGADVVVCRDM is encoded by the coding sequence ATGAAAAAAGAAATGATATGTATTGTATGTCCTATGGGATGTCATCTTTCAGTTGATACAGAAACTTTGGAAGTGAAAGGAAATACTTGCCCAAGAGGTGAAAAATATGGGAAAGAAGAATTAACTTGTCCTAAGAGAGTAATAACTTCAACTGTAAAAATAACAGGAGGAATTCATAAAAGAGTCCCTGTCAAAACTAATGATTCTATACCTAAAGAGCTTAATTTTAAATGTATGGAACTTTTAAATCACATTGAACTTAAATCTCCTGTAAAAAGAGGGGATATTGTTATAAAAAATGTTCTTGGAACAGGTGCAGATGTTGTAGTGTGCAGAGATATGTAA
- a CDS encoding basic amino acid ABC transporter substrate-binding protein, giving the protein MRKILVTLLSLVLFVFSFGEKKLYVGTNAEFKPYEYLEGDKIVGFDIELMEAMAKEAGYTVKWNNMTFDGLLPALQMGKIDAVIAGMSPTAERQKAVDFGKPYLNFQTGHAVIVKENEKEIVKNEDLNGKVVGVQLGTKQEDLAKGFGAEIVRYDSFTGALLALKQNKVQAVVLDEQSAGKYLKTMEGVKITDIIYDSDPGESIAVKKGNTKLVEELNAAFDKVVESGKYYEILQKYFPEKAAEMKL; this is encoded by the coding sequence ATGAGAAAAATTTTAGTAACACTTTTATCACTTGTTTTATTTGTTTTCAGTTTTGGAGAGAAAAAACTTTATGTGGGGACAAATGCAGAATTTAAACCTTATGAATATCTTGAAGGAGATAAGATTGTAGGATTTGATATTGAACTTATGGAAGCTATGGCAAAAGAAGCAGGGTATACTGTTAAATGGAATAATATGACTTTTGATGGACTTCTTCCAGCTCTTCAAATGGGAAAGATTGATGCTGTTATAGCAGGAATGTCTCCTACAGCTGAAAGACAAAAAGCTGTTGACTTTGGAAAACCATATTTAAACTTCCAAACAGGACATGCTGTTATAGTAAAAGAAAATGAAAAAGAGATTGTAAAAAATGAAGATTTAAATGGAAAAGTTGTAGGTGTTCAACTTGGAACAAAACAAGAAGATTTAGCTAAAGGTTTTGGGGCAGAAATAGTTAGATATGATTCATTTACAGGGGCACTTCTTGCTTTAAAACAAAATAAAGTACAAGCTGTAGTTTTAGATGAACAATCAGCTGGAAAATATTTAAAAACTATGGAAGGGGTAAAGATTACTGATATTATTTATGATTCTGATCCAGGAGAATCTATAGCTGTTAAAAAAGGAAATACAAAACTTGTAGAAGAACTTAATGCTGCATTTGATAAGGTTGTAGAAAGTGGAAAATATTATGAAATACTTCAAAAATATTTTCCTGAAAAAGCGGCTGAAATGAAATTATAG
- a CDS encoding adenosylcobalamin-dependent ribonucleoside-diphosphate reductase — protein sequence MDIIKWLGEENKLGYDIWSKKYKYDGENFNQWLTRISGGDSDVEKMILNKEFIFAGRILSNRGLCKLGRKVTYSNCYVVAPPEDNLESIFETAKKLARTYSYGGGCGVDISKLRPKGTSVNNAAKHTTGAVSFMELYNLTTEIIGQKGRRGALMISIDINHPDVEDFIKIKSDLNKIQKANISVRVDKNFMEAVIKNKKFTTEFVVEDTGEVYKKEIDAAKLFTELARQNWNYAEPGILFWDRISNWNLLSEDKEFSYAGTNPCAEEPLPAGGSCLLGSLILPAFVKEDKTFDFERLGDVVQKSVKALNDVLDEGLELHPLEEQRESVRKWRQIGLGILGLGDLLIKMEMKYGDEKSLEFCDKVARVIVNNALKKSALLAKEFGTYPGYKKECILKSPFLLENADEDTYRMIEEYGLRNSQLLTIAPTGSIGTMLEISTGIEPNFAFSYTRKTESLHGEDKYYEVFIPIAKKYMEEHGLSSQDELPEYFISAQNLDPMARVKMQGIWQNRIDASISSTINLINKVSVEEVRDLYIEAWKRGLKGMTVYRAGCAREGILTVEPKKEEKTVESIAEKVAQIKRGELKPIAEDTIYYPERMLIGCGKLKVMIGYSPSEKCIQDIYVIRSGTGGCEKNIQAVAIYMSGILRLGGNLFMLEKAIAGVSGCTSFAVARSKGQELSQGGTCPTAILNILKKFEKERGLTNYKEAAEKIITEEKVDLTAKHSDFKNPICPECGAELEVTGGCFTCRNCGYSKCE from the coding sequence ATGGATATTATAAAATGGCTTGGAGAAGAAAATAAACTCGGATATGATATTTGGAGCAAAAAATACAAATATGATGGTGAAAATTTTAATCAATGGCTTACAAGAATTTCTGGTGGAGATTCTGATGTTGAGAAAATGATTTTAAATAAAGAATTTATTTTTGCTGGAAGAATTTTGTCAAACAGAGGACTATGTAAATTAGGAAGAAAAGTTACTTATTCAAATTGTTATGTAGTTGCTCCTCCTGAGGACAATCTTGAATCTATATTTGAAACTGCAAAAAAACTTGCAAGGACATATTCATATGGAGGAGGATGTGGAGTTGATATTTCTAAGCTAAGACCAAAGGGAACTTCTGTAAATAATGCTGCAAAACATACTACAGGAGCTGTTTCTTTTATGGAGCTTTACAATCTTACTACTGAAATTATAGGTCAGAAAGGAAGAAGAGGGGCTCTTATGATTTCCATTGACATAAATCACCCTGATGTTGAAGATTTTATAAAAATCAAATCAGATTTAAATAAAATACAAAAAGCTAATATTTCTGTAAGGGTTGACAAAAACTTTATGGAAGCTGTTATTAAAAATAAAAAATTTACAACTGAATTTGTTGTTGAAGATACTGGAGAGGTATATAAAAAAGAAATAGATGCTGCAAAACTTTTCACTGAACTTGCAAGACAAAATTGGAATTATGCTGAACCAGGTATTCTTTTTTGGGATAGAATTTCAAACTGGAATCTTTTAAGTGAAGATAAAGAATTTTCATATGCTGGAACAAATCCTTGTGCTGAAGAACCTCTTCCTGCAGGAGGAAGCTGTCTTCTAGGTTCTCTTATTCTTCCTGCTTTTGTTAAAGAAGATAAAACTTTTGATTTTGAAAGACTAGGAGATGTTGTTCAAAAATCAGTAAAAGCTCTTAACGATGTTCTTGATGAGGGACTTGAACTTCATCCTCTTGAAGAACAAAGAGAATCTGTAAGAAAATGGCGTCAAATAGGACTTGGTATTTTAGGTCTTGGAGATCTTTTAATAAAAATGGAAATGAAATATGGAGATGAAAAATCTCTTGAGTTCTGTGATAAAGTTGCAAGAGTAATTGTAAATAACGCTCTTAAAAAAAGTGCTCTTCTTGCAAAAGAATTTGGAACATATCCAGGATATAAAAAAGAATGTATCTTAAAATCTCCTTTCCTTCTTGAAAATGCAGATGAAGATACTTATAGAATGATTGAAGAATACGGACTTAGAAACTCTCAGCTTCTTACAATAGCTCCTACAGGTTCTATTGGAACAATGCTTGAGATAAGTACTGGTATTGAACCTAACTTTGCTTTCTCATATACAAGAAAAACTGAAAGTCTTCACGGAGAAGATAAATATTATGAAGTATTTATACCTATTGCTAAAAAATATATGGAAGAACATGGACTTTCTTCTCAAGATGAACTTCCTGAATACTTTATCTCTGCACAAAATCTTGATCCTATGGCAAGAGTCAAAATGCAAGGAATATGGCAAAATAGAATAGATGCAAGTATTTCCTCAACTATAAATCTTATTAATAAAGTTTCTGTTGAAGAAGTAAGAGATCTTTATATTGAAGCATGGAAAAGAGGACTTAAGGGTATGACTGTCTACCGTGCTGGATGTGCAAGAGAAGGAATTCTTACTGTTGAACCTAAAAAAGAAGAAAAAACTGTTGAAAGTATTGCTGAAAAAGTAGCACAAATAAAAAGAGGAGAATTGAAACCTATAGCTGAAGATACTATCTACTATCCAGAAAGAATGCTTATAGGATGTGGAAAATTAAAAGTTATGATTGGATATTCTCCTAGTGAAAAATGTATTCAAGATATTTATGTTATAAGAAGTGGAACTGGAGGATGTGAAAAAAATATTCAGGCAGTTGCAATATATATGTCTGGTATATTAAGACTTGGAGGAAACTTGTTTATGCTTGAAAAAGCTATTGCTGGTGTAAGCGGCTGCACATCTTTCGCTGTTGCAAGAAGTAAAGGACAAGAACTTAGCCAAGGTGGAACATGTCCTACAGCTATTCTTAATATCCTGAAAAAATTTGAAAAAGAAAGAGGACTTACAAATTATAAAGAAGCTGCTGAAAAAATAATCACTGAAGAAAAAGTAGATTTAACTGCAAAACATTCTGACTTCAAAAATCCTATCTGCCCTGAATGTGGAGCTGAGCTTGAAGTAACAGGAGGATGTTTCACTTGCAGAAACTGTGGCTACTCAAAATGTGAGTAA
- a CDS encoding tetratricopeptide repeat-containing diguanylate cyclase, producing MKKKLIFFLAASTFIFIAVFKFSNFSNEQKIKFSPVYQTIEEYFTTGYISDKYPLSNEEEKLFIKGLKLYEENNFENAKSLFEKILNSNKIDSVTLFYSNFYLNQCYKELKGHGDFILVENSLNLMKDYPVLSNETHLIWQLISSVMTDIKSRNKIISLLDSYLKEAKGMTLESKLNVKGFIAMLKMANEEYGESIYMYYDILSGTQKIKDPEIRARIQIKSYEYLGNMYFIMEDYESAVKYYNKAVYIPLKNLTDNALSKYGSYINRSESYIQLKNYEKAKECSLETEKIIPYLPTNIAVGVKVFRYKNLLLLESRKNNFEKAEEYYNLCLEYLKDDKGSAFLNSSMYVETAHCEMLYLQGKYDEAIEKLNFLLKKDSEEEWGFDTSLYLMLLKLYRETNQIEKYFEIGKNLYNSEKKFNDNLKKDYIQFIKDSYVLDQMKKQEQISKIKIISLGAFAFLAVISIFMGAAQIKKLNRKNFTDALTHICNRKYMDYLAEKPLKEPINAAVVMIDIDYFKNYNDFYGHPAGDIVIKKTADILRKSIRKNDILIRYGGEEFLLVLKNADKEIFIDVYKRIVRNLEKENIVHEKSSVSDKVTLSVGVCFAHFEKTLNLEKSIKSADEALYFSKRNGRNRYTII from the coding sequence ATGAAAAAAAAATTAATATTTTTTCTTGCTGCATCTACTTTTATTTTCATTGCAGTTTTTAAATTTTCAAATTTTTCCAATGAACAAAAAATTAAATTTTCCCCTGTTTATCAAACTATTGAAGAATATTTTACGACAGGATATATTTCTGATAAATATCCTCTTTCAAATGAAGAAGAAAAATTATTTATTAAAGGACTTAAATTATATGAAGAAAATAATTTTGAAAATGCTAAATCATTATTTGAAAAAATTCTCAATTCAAATAAAATTGATTCTGTCACTTTATTTTACAGCAATTTTTATTTAAACCAATGTTACAAAGAACTTAAAGGACATGGAGATTTTATTCTTGTTGAAAATTCTTTAAATCTTATGAAAGATTACCCTGTACTTTCAAATGAAACTCATTTAATATGGCAGCTTATTTCATCTGTTATGACAGATATAAAATCTAGAAATAAAATTATATCTCTTCTTGATTCTTACCTTAAAGAAGCAAAAGGAATGACTCTTGAAAGCAAGCTTAATGTCAAAGGTTTTATAGCTATGCTGAAAATGGCAAATGAGGAATACGGCGAAAGTATTTATATGTATTATGATATTCTTTCAGGAACTCAAAAAATAAAAGATCCTGAAATCCGTGCAAGAATACAAATTAAATCTTATGAATATCTAGGAAATATGTATTTCATTATGGAAGATTATGAATCTGCTGTAAAATATTATAATAAAGCTGTATATATTCCTCTTAAAAATCTTACAGATAATGCTCTTTCAAAATATGGTTCATATATTAACAGATCTGAAAGCTATATTCAGCTTAAAAATTACGAAAAAGCAAAAGAATGTTCTCTTGAAACTGAAAAAATTATACCATATCTTCCTACAAATATAGCTGTAGGAGTTAAAGTTTTTAGATATAAAAATCTTCTTCTCCTTGAAAGTAGAAAAAATAATTTTGAAAAAGCTGAAGAATATTATAATCTCTGCCTTGAATATTTAAAAGATGATAAAGGAAGTGCTTTTTTAAACAGTTCTATGTATGTAGAAACAGCACATTGTGAAATGCTTTATCTTCAAGGAAAATATGATGAGGCTATTGAAAAATTAAATTTTCTTTTAAAAAAAGATTCAGAAGAAGAGTGGGGATTTGATACTTCTCTCTATCTTATGCTACTTAAACTTTACAGAGAAACAAATCAAATTGAAAAATATTTTGAAATAGGAAAAAATTTATATAACAGTGAAAAAAAATTTAATGATAATTTAAAAAAAGATTACATACAATTTATAAAGGATTCATATGTTCTTGATCAAATGAAAAAGCAAGAACAAATTTCAAAAATAAAAATTATAAGTCTTGGAGCATTTGCTTTTCTTGCTGTTATTTCTATTTTTATGGGAGCTGCTCAAATAAAAAAACTTAACAGAAAAAACTTTACAGATGCCCTTACACATATCTGCAACAGAAAATATATGGATTATCTAGCTGAAAAACCTCTTAAAGAACCTATAAACGCTGCTGTTGTTATGATAGATATTGATTATTTTAAAAATTATAATGATTTTTATGGACATCCTGCAGGAGATATTGTTATAAAAAAGACTGCTGATATTTTACGAAAAAGTATAAGAAAAAATGATATCTTAATAAGATATGGGGGAGAAGAATTTTTACTTGTTTTAAAAAATGCAGATAAAGAAATTTTTATAGATGTATATAAAAGAATTGTAAGAAACTTAGAAAAAGAAAATATTGTTCATGAAAAATCTTCTGTTTCTGATAAAGTTACTTTAAGTGTTGGAGTATGTTTTGCTCATTTTGAAAAAACTTTAAATTTAGAAAAAAGTATAAAATCTGCCGATGAAGCTCTTTATTTTTCTAAGAGAAATGGAAGAAACAGATACACTATTATATAA
- a CDS encoding M20 family metallopeptidase has product MKQLVELSKKYDEIFKDLKELNEYIYANPELGRKEFKACAAHKNILKEYGFKVTDNYIGIETAYLAEYSSGKEGPKIAYLAEYDALPEIGHGCGHNALGTASIGAGILLKEFIDKFGGTVFVYGTPAEETFGAKVDMAEAGCFDNIDAAMLSHPTGKSHERSGTSQAMEALQFTFKGKTAHAAGDPYNGINALDGVIQLFNSVNALRQQTKDSARIHGIISNGGEAANIIPDLAVANFYVREATTKEMIKLSERVKNCAKGAALATGTTVEIENYEYTFKHLVTNETLSEAYVKNLNLQGIENIPMSEPSGSSDCGDVSHHCPVIHTYFPISECELTGHSLEFAKASISKEAYKGMKEAVLALVMTGKDILSDKELLNKIKLEFEKTKKELI; this is encoded by the coding sequence ATGAAACAGCTTGTTGAATTAAGTAAAAAATATGATGAGATTTTTAAAGATTTGAAAGAATTAAATGAATACATATATGCTAATCCAGAACTTGGAAGAAAAGAATTTAAAGCATGTGCAGCTCATAAAAATATTTTAAAAGAATATGGTTTTAAAGTAACAGATAATTATATTGGAATTGAAACTGCTTATCTTGCAGAATATTCTTCAGGAAAAGAAGGACCTAAAATAGCTTATCTTGCAGAATATGATGCTCTTCCTGAAATAGGTCATGGATGTGGGCATAATGCTCTTGGAACTGCAAGTATAGGAGCAGGAATACTTTTAAAAGAATTTATAGATAAATTTGGAGGGACAGTTTTTGTATATGGAACTCCAGCAGAAGAAACATTTGGAGCAAAAGTTGATATGGCAGAGGCAGGGTGCTTTGATAATATAGATGCAGCTATGCTTTCACATCCTACTGGGAAATCTCACGAAAGAAGCGGAACATCACAGGCAATGGAAGCTCTTCAGTTTACTTTTAAAGGAAAAACAGCTCATGCAGCAGGAGATCCATATAATGGGATAAATGCTCTTGATGGAGTTATACAGCTTTTTAATAGTGTTAATGCATTGAGACAGCAGACAAAAGACAGTGCAAGAATTCATGGAATAATTTCTAATGGAGGAGAAGCAGCAAATATTATTCCAGATCTAGCTGTTGCTAATTTTTATGTTAGAGAAGCAACAACAAAAGAGATGATAAAGCTAAGTGAAAGAGTAAAAAACTGTGCTAAAGGAGCTGCTCTTGCAACAGGTACAACAGTAGAAATAGAAAATTATGAATATACTTTTAAACATTTAGTAACAAATGAAACTTTGTCGGAAGCTTATGTAAAAAATTTAAATCTTCAGGGCATAGAAAATATTCCTATGTCTGAACCTTCAGGTTCAAGTGACTGTGGAGATGTAAGCCATCATTGTCCAGTAATTCATACTTATTTTCCTATCTCAGAATGTGAACTTACAGGTCATAGTTTAGAATTTGCAAAAGCTAGCATTTCTAAAGAAGCATATAAAGGAATGAAAGAAGCTGTCCTTGCTCTTGTTATGACAGGAAAAGATATTTTATCTGACAAAGAACTTTTAAATAAAATTAAGTTAGAATTTGAAAAAACTAAAAAAGAATTAATATAA
- a CDS encoding NAD(P)/FAD-dependent oxidoreductase: MKYDLVVIGGGPGGLAAAIEARNNGVENILVIERDKELGGILQQCIHNGFGLHEFKEELTGPEYAERFIKKLYELNIEYKLDTMVLEVSPEKVIHAINTKDGYMMIEAKAIVLAMGCRERTRGAIAIPGERPSGIFTAGTAQRFINMEGYMVGKKVLILGSGDIGLIMARRMTLEGAEVKAVVELMPFSGGLARNIAQCLNDYDIPLYLSHTVVDIKGKERLEKVVIAKVDENRKPIPGTEIEYECDTLLLSVGLIPENDISRKTGIEMDRRTNGPVVNEMMETSIPGIFACGNVVHVHDLVDFVSAESRRAGKAAAKYVKDEVKKGEYKNIKNGFGITYTVPQKFRTENVENNLEVFMRVNNIYKNMRLQVKDGDKVIVNLKKPHLAPGEMEKIIIPNKILQSITGNEIVVELTGGDE; the protein is encoded by the coding sequence ATGAAATATGATTTAGTTGTAATAGGTGGAGGACCAGGAGGTCTTGCAGCAGCAATAGAAGCAAGAAATAATGGAGTTGAAAATATATTAGTTATAGAAAGAGACAAGGAACTTGGAGGAATTCTTCAGCAATGTATTCATAATGGATTTGGTCTTCATGAATTTAAAGAAGAGCTTACAGGTCCTGAATATGCTGAAAGATTTATTAAAAAGCTTTATGAGCTTAATATTGAATATAAACTTGATACAATGGTTTTAGAAGTGAGCCCTGAAAAAGTTATTCATGCAATAAACACAAAAGATGGATATATGATGATAGAAGCAAAAGCTATTGTTCTTGCAATGGGATGTAGAGAAAGAACAAGAGGGGCAATAGCAATTCCTGGAGAAAGACCTTCAGGAATATTTACAGCAGGAACAGCTCAAAGATTTATCAATATGGAAGGATATATGGTTGGTAAAAAAGTTCTTATACTTGGTTCAGGAGACATTGGACTTATAATGGCAAGAAGAATGACTCTTGAAGGAGCAGAAGTTAAAGCTGTTGTTGAACTTATGCCTTTTTCAGGAGGTCTTGCAAGAAATATTGCACAATGTCTTAACGATTATGATATCCCTTTATATTTAAGTCACACAGTTGTTGATATAAAAGGAAAAGAAAGACTTGAAAAAGTTGTAATAGCAAAGGTTGATGAAAATAGGAAACCAATTCCTGGAACAGAAATAGAGTATGAGTGTGATACACTTCTTCTTTCAGTAGGACTTATTCCAGAAAATGATATTTCAAGAAAAACAGGAATTGAAATGGATAGAAGAACAAATGGTCCAGTTGTAAATGAAATGATGGAAACAAGCATTCCTGGAATTTTTGCATGTGGAAATGTTGTTCATGTGCATGATCTTGTGGATTTTGTAAGTGCAGAATCAAGAAGAGCAGGAAAAGCTGCTGCTAAATATGTAAAAGATGAAGTTAAAAAAGGAGAGTATAAAAATATAAAAAATGGTTTTGGTATTACTTATACTGTTCCTCAAAAGTTTAGAACAGAAAATGTTGAAAATAATTTAGAAGTATTTATGAGGGTAAATAATATATATAAAAATATGAGACTTCAAGTTAAAGACGGAGATAAAGTAATTGTAAATTTAAAGAAACCTCATCTTGCTCCAGGAGAAATGGAAAAAATAATAATTCCTAATAAAATTTTACAAAGCATAACAGGAAATGAAATAGTTGTAGAATTAACAGGAGGGGACGAATAA
- the mnmH gene encoding tRNA 2-selenouridine(34) synthase MnmH — MRTIKYEDLYKLKSYILIDARSPKEFLDSPIPGAVNIPALLDDERVEVGTAYVRESTERAKEIGIERISKRLPEIFREINDLSKKYDKLIFYCARGGMRSSSLEAIFYALKYKTLKLDGGYKAYRNYIMEHLPEKNKNIKYVVLHGRTGVGKTKILEKLSERGYSVMDLEKIADHKGSFFGGLCEKKKQSQKRLESEIYEHLSKNNTGYVLVESESKRIGDVYLPEEIHNSILTGYHLIIDTSMENRVKIIMEDYAGAGKDELKSCLDKVGRYISKERYENYSKLLEEEKLSELSEILMEKYYDPLYDQSINKYTYEEEIKYNTVDEAADRVADFLLKNGFINKKL, encoded by the coding sequence ATGAGAACTATAAAGTATGAAGATTTATATAAATTAAAAAGTTATATTTTAATAGATGCGAGAAGTCCAAAAGAATTTTTAGATTCTCCAATTCCAGGGGCAGTAAATATTCCTGCTCTTCTTGATGATGAAAGAGTGGAAGTTGGAACAGCATATGTGAGAGAGTCTACAGAAAGAGCAAAAGAAATAGGTATTGAAAGAATTTCAAAAAGACTTCCTGAAATATTTAGAGAGATAAATGATCTTTCAAAAAAATATGATAAACTTATATTTTATTGTGCAAGAGGAGGAATGAGAAGTTCTTCTCTAGAAGCAATTTTTTATGCTTTAAAATATAAAACTCTTAAACTTGATGGAGGATATAAGGCATATAGGAATTATATTATGGAACATCTTCCAGAAAAAAATAAAAATATAAAATATGTTGTTCTTCATGGAAGAACAGGTGTAGGAAAAACTAAAATACTTGAAAAACTTTCTGAAAGAGGTTATTCTGTTATGGATCTTGAAAAAATAGCAGATCATAAAGGTTCTTTTTTTGGAGGATTATGTGAAAAGAAAAAGCAGAGTCAGAAAAGGCTTGAATCTGAAATTTATGAACATCTTTCAAAAAATAATACAGGTTATGTATTAGTTGAAAGTGAAAGCAAAAGAATAGGAGATGTATATCTTCCTGAAGAAATTCATAATTCAATACTTACTGGATATCATCTTATAATAGATACTTCTATGGAAAACAGAGTAAAAATTATTATGGAAGATTATGCAGGAGCAGGAAAAGATGAATTAAAAAGCTGTCTTGATAAGGTTGGAAGATATATAAGCAAAGAAAGATATGAAAATTATAGTAAGCTTCTTGAAGAAGAAAAACTTTCTGAATTGAGTGAGATTCTTATGGAAAAATATTATGATCCTCTTTATGATCAAAGTATAAATAAATATACATATGAAGAGGAGATTAAATATAATACAGTTGATGAAGCTGCAGACAGGGTTGCAGATTTTCTGTTAAAAAATGGTTTTATAAATAAAAAATTATAA
- a CDS encoding NAD(P)/FAD-dependent oxidoreductase, whose product MVDVVVIGAGIMGAAVSRELSKYDLDVVVLDKEHDVSNGTTKANSSIIHAGYDAKEGTLMAKYNVLGSEMFEEICKEIDAPYKRTGSYVLAFSEEDRKHIEALYKRGIANGVKKLEILEKDEVLKREPNISPKVVAALYAGTAAVIGPYEVCIKMLENAAENGVKIELDAEVIKIEKTEKGYKTFLKDGRIFESKIVINAAGVYADIINNMVSNKKFKIHPRRGEYFLLDKVQGNLTNSVIFQCPNEMGKGILVAQTVHGNLIVGPTAEDIESRDDVGNTLSALDKIKKDAVKSIENINFRDNIRNFAGLRAEADTGDFIIGEAEDAEGFFNIAGTKSPGLSSAPAIGLDVAGMIAKKLGAVKKEHFKKNRPQIHFMNLSPEEKAEMIKKDPRYGRVICRCESITEGEIVDVIHRMVGAKTVDGVKKRCRPGTGRCQGGFCGPRVQEIIARELNEKLNEVVLDKVGSYILTEETKEAK is encoded by the coding sequence ATGGTAGATGTTGTTGTAATTGGAGCAGGAATAATGGGAGCAGCAGTTTCTCGTGAATTGTCTAAATATGATTTAGATGTAGTTGTACTGGATAAAGAGCACGATGTATCCAATGGAACTACAAAAGCTAATTCTTCAATAATTCATGCAGGATATGATGCTAAAGAAGGAACACTTATGGCTAAATATAATGTTCTGGGAAGTGAAATGTTTGAAGAAATATGCAAGGAAATAGATGCTCCTTATAAAAGAACTGGTTCTTATGTGCTTGCATTTTCTGAAGAAGATAGAAAGCATATAGAAGCACTTTATAAAAGAGGGATTGCAAATGGTGTAAAGAAACTTGAAATTTTAGAAAAAGATGAAGTTTTAAAGAGAGAACCTAATATAAGTCCCAAAGTAGTAGCTGCTTTATATGCAGGAACAGCTGCCGTAATAGGACCTTATGAAGTATGTATAAAAATGTTAGAAAATGCAGCAGAAAATGGTGTAAAAATAGAGCTTGATGCAGAAGTTATAAAAATTGAGAAAACAGAAAAAGGATATAAAACATTTTTAAAAGATGGAAGAATATTTGAATCAAAAATTGTTATAAATGCAGCTGGAGTTTATGCTGATATTATAAATAATATGGTAAGCAATAAAAAATTTAAAATTCATCCAAGAAGAGGGGAATATTTTCTTCTAGATAAAGTTCAAGGAAATTTAACAAATTCTGTAATATTTCAATGTCCTAATGAAATGGGAAAAGGAATTCTTGTAGCACAGACAGTGCATGGAAATTTAATAGTAGGACCTACAGCAGAAGATATAGAAAGTAGAGATGATGTAGGAAATACACTTTCTGCTCTTGATAAAATAAAAAAAGATGCAGTAAAAAGTATAGAAAATATTAATTTCAGAGACAATATAAGAAACTTTGCAGGTCTTCGTGCAGAAGCAGATACAGGAGACTTTATCATTGGAGAAGCAGAAGATGCAGAGGGATTCTTTAATATAGCAGGAACAAAATCTCCAGGACTTTCTTCAGCACCTGCAATTGGTCTTGATGTTGCAGGTATGATTGCTAAGAAATTAGGAGCAGTTAAAAAAGAGCATTTCAAAAAGAACAGACCTCAGATTCATTTTATGAATCTTTCTCCTGAAGAAAAAGCAGAAATGATAAAAAAAGATCCTAGATATGGAAGAGTAATATGCAGATGTGAGAGTATAACAGAAGGAGAAATTGTTGATGTAATTCATAGAATGGTAGGAGCAAAAACAGTTGATGGAGTTAAAAAAAGATGCAGACCTGGAACTGGAAGATGTCAAGGAGGATTCTGTGGTCCGAGAGTTCAGGAAATTATAGCAAGAGAGCTTAATGAAAAGCTTAATGAAGTAGTACTTGATAAAGTTGGATCTTATATATTAACTGAAGAAACTAAAGAAGCTAAATAA